DNA sequence from the Grus americana isolate bGruAme1 chromosome Z, bGruAme1.mat, whole genome shotgun sequence genome:
ggcaaaaaaaaatcaggttttccTTTTGGGTGTGGGCTTTTTGTTTCCGAATTTCCCTTTGAAGGTGGAGCTCTTCTGGCAGGGGAAGGTGTCTGCCAGATGCACAGGGCATTTGATACCATGCTAACAAGTCCAAACAGGTTTGGGAACGGAGCAAGCTCAGCTCATGGGTGAAGACAGCAGACAGCCATCTGCCTCTGGCCAAGTCCTTGCTCCCTGGTTGGGTTCCTGTTTGCCTTTCTCTGAGCAGTCAGGTACACTGAGACACACAACTCCTTGTTTGCCTCCCCCCTTCCCACATCCCGTGGGAAATCATCCCTGTGCTGGTTGTCCATGTGCTGCAGGGACATGGGATAGCTTCCATAAGGTAGCAGGGGGACACAGAACTAGAGACCTCCTGGTCCATAAGTACCGCTGTTCTGCTGCAGCAAACATCCATGACCTATTTGGGACGTCCAGTTGTACCAGTCCTCAAAACAGTTGCATAGATGAGATGGGCACTCCCTGGCTTGTCTTGTTTAAGCAGTGTAGGTGCTGGCACTTGGCAGTGTGAAGCAATACAGCATCACGCTTTCCTCACATAGCTCCTGGCAGGGCAAATCCGACATGTGCCTGGAAAGATGTTGGCTCTGGGAAGATGTGGAAGAAATGTGATGGGGAGGGAGTGATTGCATAAGGTTCCTGGGGGAGGGATgtgaaagagaagagggagcTTGTGGTGATTATGAAAAGGTGAGTAAGGTGGGAACCAAGAAGAGAAGGATGGAGACAAAGAAGGAGATGAAGAGATGTGGAGGGAAGCAGAGGTTAAATCACAGAGGACCTGGAAGGAATTGAAGGTGACATGGAGATGCACTGGGGGCAGTGCAAGCAGGAGGTGATTACAGAGGTCCAAGTGGCATAAGGGAGAAGAGTACACTGAGAGAAGGCAGGGTCATTTTGGTGCTGCTGACTGGGAACCCCCTGCTAATTCCCTACTGTCTGTGTTTTGTCCTAGGGCACTAAATGAGAATATGGCCAATGGCATTGAAGATCTTATCGGGATCCCATTCCCGAACCACAGCAGTGAAGTCTTATGTGGTTTAAATGAGCAGCGGCATGATGGTCTCCTCTGCGATGTCATCCTCATTGTACAGGACCAGGAGTACCGGACCCATCGGTCCGtccttgctgcctgcagcaagTACTTCAAAAAGCTCTTCACTACCGGCACTTTAACAGACCAGCCCTATGTTTACGAGATTGACTTTGTCAAGCCTGAAGCACTTTCTGCCATCCTCGAGTTTGCCTACACCTCAACCCTTACCATCACCACCTCAAATGTCAAGCACATCCTCAGCGCTGCCAAGATGCTGGAGATCCAGTGCATTATTAATGTATGCCTTGAAATCATGGAGCCCGACAGAGtggcagaagaggaagatgataaagaagatgaagatgatgacgaagatgaagatgaagatgaggaggaggaggaggaggaggaggaagaagtggaagATTTTGTCAATCAGGAGAACTTAACCGACGTCCAAGAAGTAAGCTGTCACCAAAGCCCTTCTAAGTCTGATCTTACTGAAGAAGCATATACAGAAGCACCTAAAGACTTTCCAAATCACTACCCAGCCAATAACTCCTCTGGACACTTGGGTGTGATACGAGACTTCTCCATCGAGTCTTTGCTAAGGGAAAACTTGTACCCTAAGGCGAACATCCCAGAAAGGAGGCCAGCTCTCTCTCCTTTTGCCCCTAGCTTCTTCCCTCATCTATGGAACAGCAATTTtagctccttctcccagctcgAGGAGCCACAAGTAGACAATGGCCCCTTGGATCTGGTGATCAATAAGAGGAAGAtcaaggaagaggaggagaaggaagacctGCCTCCACCTCCTTTCCCTAATGACTTCTTCAAGGACATGTTTACCAACACTCCAGCAGCTCCCTTAGGGCATATTAAGGCAGAGACTGACTATAGCGCTTATCTCAATTTCCTAAGCGCTACCCAGTTTGGAGGAGTTTTTCCCCCATGGCCcctggaggaagagaggaagatgaAGCCCAAGGCATCCCAGCAATGTCCTATCTGTAACAAAGTCATCATGGGGGCTGGCAAGCTGCCCAGGCACATGAGGACCCACACGGGAGAGAAGCCGTACATGTGCAATATCTGTGAAGTCCGCTTTACCAGGTGTGCGTTGGTTACCTCTACCATGCATGGCCACAtgcggggggggtggtggtggtggtggttgaaGGGGCCACGTCATGACCTGTGGCTGATTCCTAAGCTACACatctctttttcccccaaaaaagtaGCAAAGCAAGCAGGGTGTGACCTTTatcccttcagaaaaaaaaagggaggaagggaggatgggggaagaaaactAACCTACTGATTTTGGTGGGTTGTGGATCACATCCACGGCTCACTGGATCCATCTGCTCGCTGGACAAAAGCTGAAATAAGTAACAGGATATTTTCAACTCCACCATAGTTCACCACAGTTGGACCAGAGGGAGTTGGAAAACAGATGGTCAAACAGCCGAGGAGGCTTCATCTCTAATGTGCTGGGAGATGTGTTGAGTTGGGAGGGCCATTTAGCTGCAGGATGTAATTAGTTTGAGTTTGCACATTTTGGCATCAGTGTAGACCACAACCAAGTTGCACATGTTTAGACATGAGAGTGTCTGGGCTTTCTGAGGCTGGAGCGGTCCTAATTATTATATGCTagtagtgaggtgggtgtcagtctgTTTTCCcaggtaacaagtgataggacgagaggaaatggcctcaagttgcaccaggggaggtttagattggagattaggaaaaatttcttcaccgaaagggttgtcagtcattggaacaggctgctcagggaagtggtggggtccccatccctggaggtatttaaaagacgtgtagatgtggtgcttagggacgtggtttagtggtgggcttggcagtgctgggttaatggttggacttgatgatcatagaatcatagaatagaacCGTAGAATCTtcaaggttggaaaagacctctaagatcatcaagcacaaccgtcaacccaacaccaccatgtctactaaaccatgtcccaaagtgccatgtctacaacgttttttgaacacctccagggatggtcactccaccacttccctgggcagcctgttccagtgactgacaacccttttggtgaagacgtTTTTCCTcatacccaatctaaacctcccctggcacaacttgagaccatttcctctcatcctttcgctagttccttgggagaagagaccgacccccacctggctacaccctcctttcagggagctgtagagagccatcaggtctcccctcagccttctccaggctcaacacccccagttccctcagccgctcctcatcacacttgtgctccagaccctgcaccactccgttgccctgctctggacacgctccagcacctcaatggcCTTCTTggagcgaggggcccaaaactgaacccagcactcgaggtgcggcctcaccagtgccgagcacagggggacgatcgctgccctggtcctgctggccacaccattccTGATaccagccaggatgctgttggccaccttgaCCActtgggcacactgctggctcatgttcagccggctgttgaccagcactcccaggtccttttctgccaggcagctttccagccactctgccccaagcctgtagaATTAAGagccttttccaacctaaatgattccatgaGTCTATGATTCATCAGCCTGAACGCTGGCTGCCCAAGAGCCTGGCAACTTGACTCCCTCCATGGTCAGTGGAAAGAGATCAGCACCCTCAGAGAGGTAGATGAGGAAAGGGGATGAGTAGAGGTGTCATCCCTGACAACAAATACAACCTGCGGGGTTTAGATTAGGGCACCTAACTTTTACTTATCTCAAGTTAGGTGAGACCCACCCCCACATGGGCTGCTGCAAGGCAGGTGTGACCAACCAGATCCACCCCTGCTATCGGTATCCTTATATTCCCAGCCTTTGCACCTCTCTGCACCCCGGCCAAGCCCTCGATGGTAATAAATAGGAGCAGGCTAGGCAAATCTAATGCTACAGATTGCAACCCTCCTCTGAAAAGCTGGGCAAATCTAATTGGTGAGCAGAGACAAATAGATTCCTGGACCTGCTCTTGCTGAGTATAATTAATATCTAATGAGTACAATCTTTACCATAATAATAAAGCTTTCTGACAAGAGCATGATATTTCAGCTCCTGGCTGCATGTGAGAGAGTGAGTCTTATTAGGCTGTGGTGAGcaaactggaggaaaataatATGCACAGTAGGCAAAGCCAAGCTCCTGACAATGGCCGGACACCTGGGGTGCTCCCACATTCAGcctgtcttttcttctcccatcccTGTGATAATTTTCGAGTGGAAGTTATGCAGATGATGAGGATTTgacctgaaaataaatttccatGCTCCGCTCCATTAACGCAGCAGACATCATATTATAATGCGGGGAGCATCGTGCCTCGGGCGGGCGTACGCGATGTGAGCCGACTCACCCTGGTATTTGCAGGGGAAAGGCCACTGCCTGGTGCTAATTCCTGCCTGCAGGAATTTGGATCCGGCTCCTGCTGGTGCTACATCCCCAGGTTAGCGCTGGGTTATCACCTCCGGACACGTGGGTTCTGCTGGGAGGAACGTGATGGGTTCAGCCCAGTGAGTGCGGATGCATCCCAGAGGGACCACCTGGCCAGCCCCATCCCACGGTCCCTGTCGCTCTCCTGGGTGGGATGCTGCAGGTGCTAATTGCTGACGAGGAAAAGGTTTGGCTTGACCTGTCACCGACACCTTCCCTGCAATGGAAATAATAGAGCTGAGCCCTCCCAGAGGGGTCCCAAAGTCCTTTACAAGCAAGGGCAGCATTGCTGGCTTCatttggggaaactgaggcacagagagatgTTGATAATGACTCAGAGTCACTGTGAAGGTTTATAGGAGGGTTCGGGTGGGAATTCAGGTATCCTGGCACCTAACCCAGATAGGGTAAATCAGCATCTTAGAGGTTAAAAGCTCCACACAGAGATGGTCTAGCATGGTCCATCACTAAAGCAGGGCTGAACCCGACAGCTTCTACATCCCCCCATATGCTCAACAGCTTCTAAATAAAAAGTATAGGGGTAGCAGGACTCTAACCCAAGAAAATAATCACAAAGAAAATTGTGACTAACCCAGCAGTGCAGTCTCCATCATCATTCATGAAAAGGAAGCCGTTCGTTTGGGTCACCCCTCACAGAGCTGAAggctggagggtttttttccttccttaagaCCCTGAGCAAAGTGGATATTTCAAaacattggtttatttttaaatgcatttggaaGTATCTTGAATAGCACGcagctgtttgtttttgtttggggtttgttttggtttttttagccATTTTCAGCATTACTCTAATGTGAGAGCTCTCCTTCAGGGAAAAGTGTATTTAAGCAAAGTGCAGTGGCTGAGACGTAGAAAGAGATTTCTGCCGGGATTTCCTGAACACCACCACTTGCGTTACATGTTTTGCTCTCGGGAGGAATCTCATGCTTCCCGAAAACATCGGACTCACACCCATGGCAGTGAGTGGTGCCTGTGCTGTGGAGATGCAAGCCCAGACGTTCCCCCCCTGGGATCCCCAGGGAATGAGGGTGCAGGGAAGCAGAGGTTCCCAAATGGGATTTCTGGTTGAATCAGTCTTTTGCATTATTTCTGCGCTTGAAGAACTGTGGAGGAGTAAATTTACTGGGgagaatagagaaaatatatttttctgggTGGGGAGTCCCCCAACCTCCCTTTGCATCAGTGGGATCCCGCATCCCACGGCAAGGACCCCACGTGCACCTGGATCTGCCACTCCTGACTCCCAGGGACATCTGATCGCAGGAAGTAGGACTTCATTTAATagctcattaatttttttctttaaacaaaggCTGCTCAGCTTCTAGTCTGCTGTTTCACCCTGCTAAAATGCTGGAGAAAACggcaaatatttcagcttttccacCAAGACAACCCTGGAGTTCTCAAGGAGAAACTGTTCCAGCCAGAAAGGTTAAGATTATTTGTT
Encoded proteins:
- the ZBTB7C gene encoding zinc finger and BTB domain-containing protein 7C; its protein translation is MQERDLLTFSPQKVKGLGLNQIQISTFTALNENMANGIEDLIGIPFPNHSSEVLCGLNEQRHDGLLCDVILIVQDQEYRTHRSVLAACSKYFKKLFTTGTLTDQPYVYEIDFVKPEALSAILEFAYTSTLTITTSNVKHILSAAKMLEIQCIINVCLEIMEPDRVAEEEDDKEDEDDDEDEDEDEEEEEEEEEEVEDFVNQENLTDVQEVSCHQSPSKSDLTEEAYTEAPKDFPNHYPANNSSGHLGVIRDFSIESLLRENLYPKANIPERRPALSPFAPSFFPHLWNSNFSSFSQLEEPQVDNGPLDLVINKRKIKEEEEKEDLPPPPFPNDFFKDMFTNTPAAPLGHIKAETDYSAYLNFLSATQFGGVFPPWPLEEERKMKPKASQQCPICNKVIMGAGKLPRHMRTHTGEKPYMCNICEVRFTRQDKLKIHMRKHTGERPYLCIHCNAKFVHNYDLKNHMRIHTGVRPYQCEFCYKSFTRSDHLHRHIKRQSCRIARPRRGRKPAAWRAAGLLFAPGGPPVEKSFMMPPTLEEMSGHLGGAAMCLPGPSPKHFLSGAKTAFSLQELESQFEETQMKLFRRAQLDMERNAGIFAFALGHNENLAAQPFFPLPDPWSTGFSGLAGLGHVAPISEASN